In Musa acuminata AAA Group cultivar baxijiao chromosome BXJ2-3, Cavendish_Baxijiao_AAA, whole genome shotgun sequence, the following proteins share a genomic window:
- the LOC135583192 gene encoding mitochondrial pyruvate carrier 1-like isoform X1, giving the protein MAMAVLRAFWNSPVGPKTTHFWGPVANGGFVVAAMADMKKPAETISGNMTTAMCLYSGALMRFAWMVQPRNYLLLACHASNEVVQLYQLSRWVNAQGYLKNRDPAEEQ; this is encoded by the exons ATGGCAATGGCGGTCTTACGAGCTTTCTGGAACAGCCCTGTTGGCCCCAAAACAACTCATTTCTGGGGGCCAGTCGCCAATGGGGGTTTTGTCGTTGCT GCAATGGCTGACATGAAAAAACCTGCTGAAACCATTTCTGGGAACATGACCACAG CCATGTGTCTGTACTCGGGAGCTCTCATGAGGTTTGCATGGATGGTGCAGCCACGCAACTATCTGCTGCTTGCATGCCATGCTTCCAATGAAGTGGTTCAGCTTTACCAGCTATCCCGCTGGGTAAATGCCCAAGG ATACCTGAAGAACAGAGATCCAGCTGAAGAGCAGTAA
- the LOC135583192 gene encoding mitochondrial pyruvate carrier 1-like isoform X2 → MAMAVLRAFWNSPVGPKTTHFWGPVANGGFVVAAMADMKKPAETISGNMTTAMCLYSGALMRFAWMVQPRNYLLLACHASNEVVQLYQLSRWVNAQG, encoded by the exons ATGGCAATGGCGGTCTTACGAGCTTTCTGGAACAGCCCTGTTGGCCCCAAAACAACTCATTTCTGGGGGCCAGTCGCCAATGGGGGTTTTGTCGTTGCT GCAATGGCTGACATGAAAAAACCTGCTGAAACCATTTCTGGGAACATGACCACAG CCATGTGTCTGTACTCGGGAGCTCTCATGAGGTTTGCATGGATGGTGCAGCCACGCAACTATCTGCTGCTTGCATGCCATGCTTCCAATGAAGTGGTTCAGCTTTACCAGCTATCCCGCTGGGTAAATGCCCAAGGGTAA